The sequence GATGCTCCTCGCGATGATCGTGCCGGAGGAGATCTCGTGAGCGCAGCGATCGACGCGATCCTCGCCGACGCCAAGGCGGGGAAGGCGAAGCCCGTCTACCTCTTCCACGGAGAGGAGTTTCTCGCCCGCAAGGCCGCCGAGGATCTGGTCGACGTACTGGTGCCCCCGTCGCAGCGGGACTTCAACCTCGCGCAGCTCGAGGCCGCCGCCTCGCCGGGCGACGTGGCCCGGGACCTCGCCACCGTGCCCATGTTCCGCGGCACCAAGGTGGTCTGGCTCCGGGATCCGGAGTTCCTCGCGCCGCGCCGGGCGGCGAAGAGCGATCAGCTCGCCCGGCTCCGGGAGCTCTGGGAGCAGGGCCGGGACAAGGAGGCGACGCGGCGGCTCCTCGCCCTGGCGCAGAAGGCGGGGCTCGAGCTCGCCTCGGCCACGCCTGCGCAGTGGGAGAGCGAGGCGGGCTTGAGCCCCTCCGCGGAGGACCTGGCCTTCTGTGCTGCCGCCGCCTCCTTCGCGCAGGAGAACGGGATCACGCCGCCCTCCAACGACGTGGCGGAGCTCGAGCGCCTCCTCGCCCGCGGCATCCCGCCGGGCAACCACCTCGTCGTCTCGGCGGTGGCCCTGGACGGCAGGCTCGGCCTCTTCAAGAAGCTCAAAGAGGCGGGCGACGAGATCTCCTTCAAGACCAGCGGCAGGGAGAAGCGCGACCTCGGTGCGCTCGCCGCCGAGGTGCTGGCGCCGCTGGGCAAGCGGGCGTCCCACGGCGCGCTCGCCCGGCTCGACGCGCTGGTGGGCGCCGACCAG is a genomic window of Vulgatibacter sp. containing:
- the holA gene encoding DNA polymerase III subunit delta, yielding MSAAIDAILADAKAGKAKPVYLFHGEEFLARKAAEDLVDVLVPPSQRDFNLAQLEAAASPGDVARDLATVPMFRGTKVVWLRDPEFLAPRRAAKSDQLARLRELWEQGRDKEATRRLLALAQKAGLELASATPAQWESEAGLSPSAEDLAFCAAAASFAQENGITPPSNDVAELERLLARGIPPGNHLVVSAVALDGRLGLFKKLKEAGDEISFKTSGREKRDLGALAAEVLAPLGKRASHGALARLDALVGADQVRLLHMELEKVALFVGDRQQIEAEDVDAVVERSHDVEFLLTNSLEKRSLAGALEGLAQILEAGGGLPQVTASIGTCIRQLLAAREATKATGGRIPGFGGAAQAWVQAYNEAGLKMGNPNAAKFKAEAASRFSRQELVRALHKAAALDLQVKSGGGRLDVERLLWEICGVRG